One Stenotrophomonas maltophilia DNA window includes the following coding sequences:
- a CDS encoding autotransporter assembly complex protein TamA, producing the protein MLCRMQPKKYALPLMVLSLAATTVAHARGTIDKVDIKGLDKGDDAAIIENIQESLSLYDTIGKEQGESRLEYLLSQAERQTRQALEPFGYYNPVIKVEAPREDEHVRVLIHVDKGTPVTVRREHIDITGPAIYDQYLQDDLAAFKPRKGQRFEHTQYEASKITITRRLAERGYFDADYTQRQVQITRADNAADIDLTWDSGRRYNMGPVRFEQDYFVDKLFDPLVYWDQGSYYHEGKLDRLRQSLTKLDYFSVIDIQPRPDQADENGDVPVDVKLTRAKRTIYTAGLSYGSESGPGVRGGIERRFLNNRGHKMNTQLDYAQKRKSLVTSYRIPAFNWLDGWYTFAASAYDEQTDYIDLRNFKLIASRSGEINEHWTAIASVNALRERWRYASGTEFTDAVYNTSTLVYPQMVADYVNVDDEMFPRKGISGTATMRAGVEGAGSDTSFVQANAVLRWYIPVGESNRLILRGEGGTTWTSDLVAMPPSLRYFAGGDRSIRGYAYREVGPRTPAPDKYALGAKNLVIGSAEYEHYFNGGPWGAAVFVDTGSAFDNTIDLHTGVGFGVRWKSPVGPVRIDVAHGLNNPDSQFQLYLNIGADL; encoded by the coding sequence ATGCTGTGCCGCATGCAGCCAAAGAAATACGCCCTGCCGCTGATGGTCCTGTCGCTGGCCGCCACCACCGTGGCCCACGCGCGCGGCACCATCGACAAGGTGGACATCAAGGGATTGGACAAGGGCGACGACGCCGCAATCATCGAGAACATCCAGGAATCGCTGTCGCTGTACGACACGATCGGCAAGGAACAGGGCGAATCGCGCCTGGAGTACCTGCTGTCACAGGCCGAGCGGCAGACCCGCCAGGCACTGGAACCGTTCGGCTACTACAACCCGGTGATCAAGGTCGAGGCGCCGCGCGAGGACGAGCACGTCCGTGTGCTGATCCACGTCGACAAGGGCACCCCGGTGACCGTGCGCCGCGAGCACATCGACATTACCGGCCCGGCGATATACGACCAGTACCTGCAGGATGACCTGGCCGCGTTCAAGCCGCGCAAGGGCCAGCGCTTCGAGCACACCCAGTACGAAGCCAGCAAGATCACCATCACCCGGCGCCTGGCCGAGCGTGGTTACTTCGATGCCGACTACACCCAGCGCCAGGTGCAGATCACCCGCGCCGACAATGCCGCCGACATCGACCTGACCTGGGACAGCGGCCGCCGCTACAACATGGGCCCGGTGCGTTTCGAGCAGGACTACTTCGTCGACAAGCTGTTCGACCCGCTGGTGTACTGGGACCAGGGCAGCTACTACCACGAGGGCAAGCTGGACCGCCTGCGGCAGTCGCTGACCAAGCTGGACTATTTCAGCGTGATCGACATCCAGCCGCGCCCGGACCAGGCCGACGAGAACGGCGATGTGCCGGTGGACGTGAAGCTGACCCGGGCCAAGCGCACCATCTACACCGCCGGCCTGAGCTACGGCAGCGAGAGCGGCCCGGGTGTGCGCGGTGGCATCGAGCGGCGGTTCCTGAACAACCGTGGCCACAAGATGAACACGCAGCTGGACTATGCGCAGAAGCGCAAGAGCCTGGTCACCAGCTACCGCATTCCGGCGTTCAACTGGCTTGATGGCTGGTACACCTTCGCTGCCAGCGCCTACGACGAGCAGACCGACTACATCGACCTGCGCAACTTCAAGCTGATCGCCAGCCGCAGCGGCGAGATCAACGAACACTGGACCGCGATCGCCTCGGTCAACGCACTGCGCGAGCGCTGGCGTTATGCGTCCGGCACCGAATTCACCGACGCGGTCTACAACACCTCGACGCTGGTCTACCCGCAGATGGTTGCCGACTACGTCAACGTCGACGACGAGATGTTCCCACGCAAGGGCATCAGCGGCACTGCGACGATGCGTGCCGGCGTCGAAGGCGCAGGCTCGGATACCAGCTTCGTGCAGGCCAACGCGGTGTTGCGCTGGTACATCCCGGTGGGCGAAAGCAATCGCCTGATCCTGCGCGGCGAGGGTGGCACCACCTGGACCAGCGACCTGGTGGCAATGCCGCCGAGCCTGCGCTACTTCGCCGGTGGTGACCGCAGCATCCGTGGCTATGCCTACCGCGAGGTCGGTCCGCGCACGCCGGCCCCGGACAAGTACGCGCTGGGCGCCAAGAACCTGGTGATCGGCTCGGCCGAATACGAGCATTATTTCAATGGCGGCCCCTGGGGTGCGGCGGTGTTCGTCGATACCGGCAGCGCCTTCGACAACACCATTGATCTGCATACCGGCGTCGGCTTCGGCGTGCGCTGGAAATCGCCGGTGGGCCCGGTGCGCATCGACGTGGCGCACGGCCTGAACAACCCGGATTCGCAGTTCCAGCTGTACCTGAACATCGGAGCGGACCTGTGA
- a CDS encoding S46 family peptidase: MSARKTLPVALALGLTLATGAHADEGMWMPTQLPELAKPLQAAGFKGNPADLANVTAPPLSAVVRAGGGTGSFVSADGLLLTNHHVAMGVIQYNSSPEHDLINGGFIAKDRADERPANPDFRVLVTVGFDKVTDQVLAQARGKTGRAYFDAVDAASKQIVAECEKDGSVRCSVANMYYGTDFYRIAQLELSDVRLVYAPPRAIGNYGDEIDNFMWPRHTGDFTLLRAYVGKDGKPAAYSKDNVPYQAPAHLQMSVEGPKEGDYAMLAGYPGITYRHRTAAEFAGQIDTVLPRRVSVFQQMIDTIEAASAKDAQARTRYASQLQSLKNNRKRAAGELEGLLRSDAKAQRAADETAMLAATDRKYQGDIKALLTNLSQGAAVGERDLLLDQMAAQSQLLRSALLLERLRIESTKPDAQRESGFQQRDQAMIEGVLKQVQRRYAPEVEKALLTTLLTRYQKLPDAQRVAEFDAAFGRTPEQLAKALDTLYAGTQLGDEAQRLSRFAAAREGKALAADPLIAVAGPLVAAQLRIENESKTREGEQLRLRPAYMQALFAWRAKQGRAVYPDANRTLRISYGKVEALHPRDGVTYSPVTTVAGIVEKNTNAYPFDAPKPLLAAIAKGDFGSTADPALKTQTVNFLTNLDTTGGNSGSPVLNAKGELIGLNFDSNWESVSASWWFDPRYKRAVHVDMRYLRWLLAKVYPAPELLKEMGVPAE, from the coding sequence ATGTCTGCCCGTAAAACCCTTCCTGTCGCCCTGGCCCTGGGCCTGACCCTCGCCACCGGTGCCCACGCCGACGAAGGCATGTGGATGCCGACCCAGCTGCCGGAACTGGCCAAGCCGCTGCAGGCAGCCGGTTTCAAGGGCAATCCGGCCGACCTGGCCAACGTCACTGCGCCGCCGCTGAGCGCGGTGGTGCGTGCCGGTGGCGGCACCGGTTCGTTCGTGTCCGCCGACGGCCTGCTGCTGACCAACCACCACGTGGCGATGGGCGTGATCCAGTACAACAGCTCGCCCGAGCACGACCTGATCAACGGTGGCTTCATCGCCAAGGACCGTGCCGACGAGCGTCCGGCCAACCCGGACTTCCGCGTGCTGGTCACCGTCGGCTTCGACAAGGTGACCGACCAGGTGCTGGCGCAGGCGCGTGGCAAGACCGGTCGCGCCTACTTCGATGCGGTGGATGCGGCCAGCAAGCAGATCGTGGCCGAGTGCGAGAAGGACGGCAGCGTGCGCTGCTCGGTGGCCAACATGTACTACGGCACCGACTTCTACCGCATTGCCCAGTTGGAGCTGAGCGACGTGCGCCTGGTGTATGCGCCGCCGCGTGCGATCGGCAACTACGGCGATGAGATCGACAACTTCATGTGGCCGCGCCACACCGGCGACTTCACCCTGCTGCGCGCCTACGTGGGCAAGGACGGCAAGCCGGCCGCGTACAGCAAGGACAACGTGCCCTACCAGGCGCCGGCACACCTGCAGATGTCGGTGGAAGGCCCGAAGGAAGGCGACTACGCGATGCTGGCCGGGTACCCAGGCATCACCTACCGTCACCGTACCGCGGCCGAGTTCGCCGGCCAGATCGATACCGTGCTGCCGCGCCGCGTGTCGGTGTTCCAGCAGATGATCGACACCATCGAAGCCGCCAGCGCCAAGGATGCGCAGGCGCGCACCCGCTACGCCTCGCAGCTGCAGTCGCTGAAGAACAACCGCAAGCGCGCCGCCGGCGAGCTGGAAGGCCTGTTGCGCAGCGACGCCAAGGCCCAGCGTGCCGCCGACGAGACGGCGATGCTGGCTGCCACCGACCGCAAGTACCAGGGCGACATCAAGGCGCTGCTGACCAACCTGTCGCAGGGCGCGGCGGTGGGCGAGCGCGACCTGCTGCTGGACCAGATGGCCGCGCAGAGCCAGCTGCTGCGCTCGGCGCTGCTGCTGGAACGCCTGCGCATCGAATCGACCAAGCCGGACGCACAGCGCGAGAGCGGTTTCCAGCAGCGCGACCAGGCGATGATCGAAGGCGTGCTCAAGCAGGTCCAGCGCCGCTACGCGCCGGAAGTCGAGAAGGCGCTGCTGACCACCCTGCTGACCCGCTACCAGAAGCTGCCTGACGCGCAGCGCGTGGCCGAGTTCGACGCCGCCTTCGGCCGTACCCCGGAGCAGCTGGCGAAGGCACTGGACACGCTGTACGCCGGCACCCAGCTGGGTGACGAGGCACAGCGCCTGTCCCGCTTCGCTGCGGCCCGCGAAGGCAAGGCACTGGCCGCCGATCCACTGATCGCCGTGGCCGGCCCGCTGGTGGCCGCGCAGCTGCGCATCGAGAACGAGAGCAAGACCCGCGAAGGCGAGCAGCTGCGCCTGCGCCCGGCCTACATGCAGGCGCTGTTCGCCTGGCGTGCCAAGCAGGGCCGTGCGGTGTACCCGGATGCCAACCGCACCCTGCGCATCAGCTACGGCAAGGTCGAGGCGCTGCACCCGCGTGATGGCGTGACCTACTCGCCGGTGACCACCGTGGCCGGCATCGTCGAGAAGAACACCAACGCCTATCCGTTCGATGCCCCCAAGCCGCTGCTGGCCGCGATCGCCAAGGGTGACTTCGGCAGCACCGCCGATCCGGCGCTGAAGACCCAGACGGTCAACTTCCTGACCAACCTGGATACCACCGGCGGCAACTCCGGCTCGCCGGTGCTCAACGCCAAGGGCGAACTGATCGGCCTGAACTTCGACAGCAACTGGGAATCGGTCAGCGCCAGCTGGTGGTTCGACCCGCGCTACAAGCGCGCCGTGCACGTGGACATGCGCTACCTGCGCTGGCTGCTGGCCAAGGTCTACCCGGCACCGGAACTGCTGAAGGAAATGGGCGTGCCGGCGGAATAA
- a CDS encoding translocation/assembly module TamB domain-containing protein translates to MSTPAPTPTPNTPPPRVRFYRRRRFWAWSGAGVIGLVLLALLAVYWLLQTVAGRDVLLAQVVARLPVGASFTWDKVDGPVAGPLTLYNVDFRYDDIHFHAERAHLEPDLRPLLGRKLLLDKLELTNATLNLAKSDEPFKLPSWPDSLPQIEMPLAIQADAIAIDGFRISQANEPVIDISRVRGGIEIANGEFQAHKLVVDSDMGNFTAQGRYIPAKDYDTDVTVTAVLPAPRGRTAATLGLVARGDLSHMEVAVAGRAPKPLHAMLVFDGRTDPSWNASIRSDELDLALLSPALASSAIAPLALDFTAAGKGGNANLRGKVKQGDQELELAPSVVSLQDQVLKVSPLLVKGLGGEARLEGTADFSQEDQQKLNFSVVAHDLTYVPAPDPNTAGSAPVPVTLKEARFGLAGTLKAWAAIGRAEVERDAQKAQLHFDVRGNDQAASIHQLQAQTPGGQLQVEGQVAWAPQLDWDAKATLKDFDPGYFAPGWNGRLSGNLASKGRQLPPPANAPPGTAGTLEATVDLPSLKGVLRQRNLDAQGKFALQGTQAQGDLKLSLGSSRVTASGKVGDRLDIDARFEPLQLSDLLPGADGGLRGQVQVKGPRDAPDITADLVGNNLNWDGYGAESVSIKGHLPWRGDSGTLAIQGQQVNAGMLLERLNVDAQGSVSNLRLAAQTRNEMGVIELQGSVRQQGAKWSGELATLRIAPVKGDAWSLRAPAAFAINGSTYTLGEACLAAASSGALCAQANWPREGLVVRSDALPLALVQPWLPPQSGRRIYLRGDVSLDAQIRPRGNAWEGHVEVRSKEGGVRLGENRNAVGDNTRGELVRYDQFSLKLDMTPASIKGYLGMGFQGNGFVDARMQTGWEASAPLNGELYLNMSRLYWLELFSPDIVRPTGLIEGHVSLRGTRGQPSLGGDAQLSNFKGEFPALGLTFDQGKGSFVAQPDGSAKITAQANSGQGTLYVDGGLSWFGDAQPLQLKIHGENVLLSNTSELRIVANPNLDFTLAKAAMELRGTVHVPEADIDIERLDRGTSVSEDVVVLDPADPEESRTSPLDMDLVVSLGDKVKMTGFGLKGALTGKMQVWAKPGREMTANGGLEVSGRYKAYGQDLTITRGNLTWNYNAVSDPRVNIRAERRVGDVTAGIDVTGRAQQPRADVWSDPAMSQSEALAYLVLGRSLTGASSDQTQQVNAASAALSAGSGLLASQLGAKLGLDDAGVSQSRALGGSVIGVGKYISPKLYVGYGVSLVGAGSVITLKYLLRRGFDVEVESSTVENRGSINWRREK, encoded by the coding sequence GTGAGCACGCCCGCACCCACTCCGACCCCGAACACGCCGCCGCCGCGCGTGCGCTTCTACCGTCGCCGCCGCTTCTGGGCGTGGTCCGGCGCCGGCGTGATCGGCCTGGTGCTGCTGGCCCTGCTGGCGGTCTACTGGCTGCTGCAGACCGTGGCCGGCCGTGACGTGCTGCTGGCACAGGTGGTCGCACGGCTGCCGGTGGGCGCCAGCTTCACCTGGGACAAGGTGGACGGCCCGGTGGCCGGCCCGCTGACCCTGTACAACGTCGACTTCCGCTACGACGACATCCATTTCCACGCCGAGCGCGCGCACCTGGAGCCGGACCTGCGCCCGCTGCTGGGCCGCAAGCTGCTGCTGGACAAGCTGGAGTTGACCAACGCGACGCTGAACCTGGCCAAGAGTGACGAGCCGTTCAAGCTGCCGTCGTGGCCCGATTCGCTGCCGCAGATCGAAATGCCGCTGGCCATCCAGGCCGATGCCATCGCCATTGACGGCTTCCGCATCAGCCAGGCCAACGAGCCGGTGATCGACATCAGCCGCGTGCGTGGTGGCATCGAGATCGCCAATGGCGAGTTCCAGGCGCACAAGCTGGTGGTGGACAGCGACATGGGCAACTTCACCGCCCAAGGCCGCTACATCCCGGCCAAGGACTACGACACCGACGTGACCGTCACCGCGGTGCTGCCGGCCCCGCGTGGCCGTACCGCCGCGACGCTTGGTCTGGTCGCGCGCGGTGACCTGTCGCACATGGAAGTGGCGGTGGCCGGGCGTGCGCCGAAGCCGCTGCACGCCATGCTGGTGTTCGATGGCCGCACCGATCCGAGCTGGAATGCCAGCATCCGCAGTGACGAACTGGATCTGGCGCTGCTGTCGCCAGCACTGGCCAGCTCGGCGATCGCGCCGCTGGCGCTGGACTTCACCGCCGCCGGCAAGGGCGGCAACGCCAACCTGCGTGGCAAGGTGAAACAGGGCGATCAGGAACTGGAACTGGCACCGTCGGTGGTGTCGTTGCAGGACCAGGTCCTGAAGGTCTCGCCGCTGCTGGTGAAGGGCCTTGGTGGCGAAGCACGGCTGGAGGGCACCGCCGACTTCAGCCAGGAAGACCAGCAGAAGCTCAACTTCTCGGTGGTCGCCCATGATCTGACCTACGTACCGGCGCCCGATCCGAACACCGCCGGCAGCGCGCCGGTGCCGGTGACCCTGAAGGAAGCACGCTTCGGTCTGGCCGGTACCCTGAAGGCCTGGGCGGCGATCGGCCGCGCCGAGGTCGAGCGGGACGCGCAGAAGGCGCAGCTGCACTTCGATGTGCGTGGCAACGACCAGGCCGCGTCGATCCATCAACTGCAGGCGCAGACCCCGGGTGGCCAGTTGCAGGTGGAAGGCCAGGTGGCCTGGGCACCGCAGCTGGACTGGGATGCCAAGGCCACGCTGAAAGATTTCGATCCCGGCTATTTCGCGCCGGGCTGGAACGGTCGTCTGTCCGGCAACCTGGCCTCCAAGGGACGCCAGCTGCCGCCGCCGGCAAACGCGCCGCCGGGCACCGCTGGCACGCTGGAAGCCACGGTGGATCTGCCGTCACTGAAGGGCGTGCTGCGTCAGCGCAACCTCGACGCGCAGGGCAAGTTCGCGCTGCAGGGCACGCAGGCCCAGGGCGATCTGAAGCTGTCGCTGGGCAGCAGCCGTGTGACCGCTTCCGGCAAGGTCGGTGATCGCCTCGACATCGATGCGCGCTTCGAGCCGCTGCAGCTGAGTGACCTGCTGCCGGGCGCCGATGGTGGCCTGCGCGGCCAGGTACAGGTGAAAGGCCCGCGCGATGCGCCGGACATCACCGCCGACCTGGTCGGCAACAACCTCAACTGGGACGGCTACGGCGCCGAGAGCGTGAGCATCAAGGGCCACCTGCCGTGGCGTGGCGACAGCGGCACGCTGGCGATCCAGGGCCAGCAGGTCAACGCCGGCATGCTGCTGGAACGCTTGAACGTGGATGCGCAAGGCAGTGTGTCCAACCTGCGCCTGGCGGCGCAGACCCGCAACGAGATGGGCGTGATCGAGCTGCAGGGCAGCGTCCGCCAGCAGGGTGCGAAGTGGAGCGGCGAGCTGGCCACGCTGCGCATCGCACCGGTGAAGGGCGATGCCTGGTCGCTGCGTGCACCGGCGGCGTTCGCGATCAACGGCAGCACCTACACGCTGGGCGAAGCCTGCCTGGCCGCCGCCAGCAGCGGTGCGTTGTGTGCACAGGCCAACTGGCCGCGCGAGGGCCTGGTGGTGCGCAGTGACGCGCTGCCGCTGGCGCTGGTGCAGCCGTGGTTGCCGCCGCAGTCCGGCCGCCGCATCTACCTGCGCGGCGATGTCAGTCTGGACGCGCAGATCCGCCCGCGCGGCAATGCCTGGGAAGGCCATGTGGAAGTGCGCTCGAAGGAAGGTGGCGTGCGCCTGGGTGAGAACCGCAATGCCGTGGGGGACAACACCCGTGGCGAGCTGGTGCGCTACGACCAGTTCTCGCTGAAGCTCGACATGACCCCGGCCAGCATCAAGGGCTACCTGGGCATGGGCTTCCAGGGCAACGGCTTCGTCGACGCCAGGATGCAGACCGGCTGGGAAGCCAGCGCACCGTTGAACGGCGAGCTCTACCTCAACATGTCGCGGTTGTACTGGCTGGAGCTGTTCTCGCCGGACATCGTGCGCCCGACCGGGCTGATCGAAGGCCACGTCAGCCTGCGCGGTACGCGCGGCCAGCCGTCGCTGGGCGGTGACGCGCAGCTGAGCAACTTCAAGGGCGAGTTCCCCGCGCTGGGCCTGACCTTCGACCAGGGCAAGGGCAGCTTCGTGGCCCAGCCTGATGGTTCGGCCAAGATCACCGCGCAGGCCAACTCAGGCCAGGGCACGCTGTATGTCGACGGTGGCCTGTCGTGGTTCGGTGATGCACAGCCGCTGCAGCTGAAGATCCATGGCGAGAACGTGCTGCTGTCCAACACCAGCGAACTGCGCATCGTCGCCAACCCCAACCTCGACTTCACCCTGGCCAAGGCGGCGATGGAGCTGCGCGGTACCGTGCACGTGCCCGAAGCGGACATCGACATCGAGCGCCTGGACCGCGGCACCTCGGTGTCCGAAGACGTGGTGGTGCTCGATCCGGCCGACCCGGAAGAGTCACGCACCTCGCCGCTGGATATGGACCTTGTGGTCAGCCTCGGCGACAAGGTGAAGATGACCGGCTTCGGGCTGAAGGGCGCGCTGACCGGCAAGATGCAGGTCTGGGCCAAGCCCGGCCGCGAGATGACCGCCAATGGCGGGCTGGAAGTGAGTGGTCGCTACAAGGCGTATGGGCAGGACCTGACCATCACCCGTGGCAACCTCACCTGGAACTACAACGCGGTGTCCGACCCGCGCGTCAACATCCGTGCCGAGCGCCGGGTCGGTGATGTCACCGCCGGCATCGACGTCACCGGACGTGCGCAGCAGCCGCGTGCGGACGTGTGGTCCGATCCGGCGATGTCGCAGTCCGAAGCGCTGGCCTACCTGGTGCTGGGTCGCAGCCTGACCGGCGCCAGCAGCGACCAGACCCAGCAGGTCAACGCGGCCTCGGCGGCATTGTCGGCCGGCAGCGGACTGCTGGCCTCGCAGCTGGGTGCCAAGCTGGGCCTGGACGATGCCGGCGTGAGCCAGTCGCGCGCGCTGGGTGGTTCGGTGATCGGCGTCGGCAAGTACATCTCGCCCAAGCTGTACGTCGGCTACGGCGTGTCGCTGGTCGGTGCCGGTTCGGTGATCACGCTGAAGTACCTGCTGCGCCGCGGCTTCGACGTGGAAGTGGAATCGAGCACGGTGGAAAACCGTGGGTCGATCAACTGGCGGCGGGAGAAATAA
- the glyS gene encoding glycine--tRNA ligase subunit beta — protein MSQLSPLLIELGTEELPVKALPGLAQAFFDGVVDGLRKRGVALELGDARPLSTPRRLAVLLPGVGLEQPEQHSEVLGPYLNIALDAEGQPTKALQGFAAKAGIDWTALEKTTDSKGERFVHRAVTPGASTASLLPEILREAIAAMPIPKPMRWGDHAWGFARPAHWLVLLHGATVVEAKLFGLQAGRVSRGHRFHHDQAVSLAQPQDYVEALRAAFVLVDPSERRARIVAEVEAAAAKAGGSARITEDNLEQVVNLVEWPSAVLCSFERAFLAVPQEALIETMEINQKFFPVLDAAGTLTEKFIGIANIESKDVAEVAKGYERVIRPRFADAKFFFDEDLKQGLVSMGEGLKTVTYQAKLGSVADKVARVAALAEVIAPQVGADAAQAKRAAELAKNDLQSRMVNEFPELQGIAGRHYAVAGGESADVALAIDEAYQPRFGGDDIALSPLGKVLAIAERVDTLAGGFAAGLKPTGNKDPFALRRNALGLARTIIESGFELDLRALLASANAGLVARNVQVDIGELYDFILDRLKGYYADKGVPATHFNAVAELKPASLYDFDRRLDAIGTFAALPEAEALAAANKRIRNILRKAEGDIPTQIDPALLQEDAERALAEAVTAAIDDTGASLQHKDYVAVLARLARLRPQVDAFFDGVMVNAEDPALRGNRLALLTMLGERLGKVAAIEHLSS, from the coding sequence ATGAGCCAACTGTCCCCCCTGCTGATCGAACTGGGCACCGAGGAGCTGCCGGTCAAGGCGCTGCCGGGCCTGGCCCAGGCCTTTTTCGATGGCGTTGTCGACGGCCTGCGCAAGCGCGGCGTCGCGCTGGAACTGGGTGATGCGCGTCCACTATCGACCCCGCGCCGCCTGGCCGTGCTGCTGCCGGGTGTCGGCCTGGAACAGCCGGAACAGCACAGCGAAGTGCTGGGCCCGTACCTGAACATCGCGCTGGACGCCGAAGGCCAGCCGACCAAGGCCCTGCAGGGCTTCGCCGCCAAGGCCGGGATCGACTGGACCGCGCTGGAGAAGACCACCGACAGCAAGGGTGAGCGCTTCGTGCACCGCGCGGTGACGCCGGGCGCGAGCACCGCCAGCCTGCTGCCGGAGATCCTGCGCGAGGCGATCGCGGCGATGCCGATTCCCAAGCCGATGCGCTGGGGCGACCACGCCTGGGGCTTCGCGCGCCCGGCGCACTGGCTGGTGCTGCTGCACGGTGCCACTGTGGTCGAGGCCAAGCTGTTCGGCCTGCAGGCCGGCCGCGTCAGCCGTGGCCATCGCTTCCACCACGACCAGGCGGTGTCGCTGGCACAGCCGCAGGACTACGTTGAAGCCCTGCGCGCCGCCTTCGTGCTGGTCGATCCGAGCGAGCGCCGCGCGCGCATCGTCGCCGAGGTCGAGGCCGCCGCGGCCAAGGCCGGTGGCAGTGCGCGCATCACCGAAGACAACCTGGAGCAGGTGGTGAACCTGGTCGAGTGGCCGTCGGCGGTGCTGTGCAGCTTCGAGCGTGCGTTCCTGGCGGTGCCGCAGGAAGCGCTGATCGAGACGATGGAGATCAACCAGAAGTTCTTCCCGGTGCTGGATGCCGCCGGCACCCTGACCGAGAAGTTCATCGGCATCGCCAACATCGAATCGAAGGACGTGGCCGAAGTGGCCAAGGGCTACGAGCGCGTGATCCGCCCGCGCTTCGCCGACGCCAAGTTCTTCTTCGACGAAGACCTGAAGCAGGGCCTGGTATCGATGGGCGAGGGCCTGAAGACGGTGACCTACCAGGCCAAGCTGGGCAGCGTGGCCGACAAGGTGGCGCGCGTGGCCGCCCTGGCCGAAGTGATCGCACCCCAGGTGGGCGCCGACGCTGCGCAGGCAAAACGTGCGGCCGAGCTGGCCAAGAACGACCTGCAGTCGCGCATGGTCAATGAGTTCCCGGAGCTGCAGGGCATCGCCGGCCGCCACTACGCCGTGGCCGGTGGTGAATCGGCCGATGTGGCGCTGGCCATCGACGAGGCCTACCAGCCGCGCTTCGGCGGTGATGACATCGCGCTGTCGCCGCTGGGCAAGGTACTGGCCATTGCTGAACGCGTCGACACGCTGGCCGGCGGTTTCGCCGCGGGCCTGAAGCCGACCGGCAACAAGGATCCGTTCGCCCTGCGCCGCAACGCGCTGGGCCTGGCCCGCACGATCATCGAAAGCGGCTTCGAGCTGGACCTGCGCGCGCTGCTGGCCAGCGCCAACGCTGGCCTGGTCGCGCGCAACGTGCAGGTCGACATCGGCGAACTGTACGACTTCATCCTCGACCGCCTGAAGGGCTACTACGCTGACAAGGGCGTGCCGGCCACGCACTTCAACGCCGTGGCCGAGCTGAAGCCGGCTTCGCTGTACGACTTCGACCGCCGCCTGGATGCGATCGGCACCTTCGCTGCGCTGCCGGAAGCCGAGGCGCTGGCCGCGGCCAACAAGCGCATCCGCAACATCCTGCGCAAGGCCGAGGGTGACATTCCGACCCAGATCGATCCGGCGCTGCTGCAGGAAGATGCCGAACGCGCACTGGCCGAAGCGGTAACCGCGGCCATCGACGACACCGGCGCCAGCCTGCAGCACAAGGACTACGTGGCCGTGCTGGCACGCCTGGCGCGCCTGCGCCCGCAGGTCGACGCGTTCTTCGATGGCGTGATGGTCAATGCGGAAGATCCGGCGCTGCGTGGCAACCGCCTGGCGCTGCTGACGATGCTGGGCGAGCGCCTGGGCAAGGTCGCGGCGATCGAGCATCTGTCGAGCTGA
- the glyQ gene encoding glycine--tRNA ligase subunit alpha, protein MSATPTVPITFQGLIQTLNQFWAQQGCVLIQPLDLEVGAGTFHPATFLRAIGPESWNAAYVQPSRRPTDGRYGENPNRLQRYYQYQVAMKPAPDNIQQLYLDSLKALGIDPLVHDLRFVEDNWESPTLGAWGLGWEVWLNGMEVTQFTYFQQAGGLECRPVLGEITYGLERLCMYLQNCDNVYDLVWTYGPDGQPVTYGDVYHQNEVEQSTYNFEYADVEEMFHRFDACEREAQKLVEVNLPLPAYEQVMKASHTFNLLDARRAISVTERQRYILRVRALAQAVAKAYYEQREKLGFPGAKKA, encoded by the coding sequence ATGTCCGCGACCCCGACCGTTCCGATCACCTTCCAGGGCCTGATCCAGACCCTGAACCAGTTCTGGGCCCAGCAGGGCTGCGTGCTCATCCAGCCGCTCGACCTGGAGGTGGGCGCCGGTACCTTCCACCCGGCCACCTTCCTGCGTGCGATCGGTCCGGAGAGCTGGAACGCGGCCTACGTGCAGCCCTCGCGCCGCCCGACCGACGGCCGCTACGGCGAGAACCCGAACCGCCTGCAGCGCTACTACCAGTACCAGGTGGCGATGAAGCCGGCGCCGGACAACATCCAGCAGCTGTACCTGGATTCGCTGAAGGCACTGGGCATCGACCCGCTGGTGCACGACCTGCGCTTCGTCGAGGACAACTGGGAATCGCCGACGCTGGGCGCCTGGGGCCTGGGCTGGGAAGTCTGGCTCAACGGCATGGAAGTGACCCAGTTCACCTACTTCCAGCAGGCCGGTGGCCTGGAGTGCCGCCCGGTGCTGGGTGAGATCACCTACGGTCTCGAGCGCCTGTGCATGTACCTGCAGAACTGCGACAACGTCTACGACCTGGTCTGGACCTACGGCCCGGACGGCCAGCCGGTGACCTACGGCGACGTCTACCACCAGAACGAGGTGGAGCAGAGCACCTACAACTTCGAATACGCCGACGTGGAAGAGATGTTCCACCGTTTCGATGCCTGCGAACGTGAAGCGCAGAAGCTGGTGGAAGTGAACCTGCCGCTGCCGGCCTACGAGCAGGTGATGAAGGCCAGCCACACCTTCAACCTGCTCGATGCGCGCCGCGCGATCAGCGTGACCGAGCGCCAGCGCTACATCCTGCGCGTGCGCGCGCTGGCCCAGGCGGTGGCCAAGGCGTACTACGAACAGCGCGAGAAGCTGGGCTTCCCGGGCGCGAAGAAGGCCTGA